The Engraulis encrasicolus isolate BLACKSEA-1 chromosome 22, IST_EnEncr_1.0, whole genome shotgun sequence sequence TCCGGGAGCTTAACTTAATAAAAGAGGAACACCTTAGTATGGTGGGTCTGATTAAACGATTCTTTGGTGAAGATTTCAGCATATTCACTGATGACAAATGCAAAGTGCTGTTCATCTTCGATGGTCTCGATGAGTGCCGGATTCCTTTGAATTTCCACACCAGCCCAAAGTTTTGTGATTTAACAGAAGCAACAACAGTGTCTGATTTGCTGACAAACCTCATCAAGGGGAATCTGctgccctctgctctcctgtggATTACCgccagaccagcagcagccaatcagatcccTCTTGAGTGTGTGGACCAGGTGACAGAGGTACGGGGGTTCAAAGACCCCCAGAAGGAAGAGTACTTCTGGAAGAAAATTAGTGATAAGAGCCTAGCTAACAGAACCATCAGacacctgaagtcatccaggagcctcttcatcatgtgccacattcctgtCTTCTGCTGGATTTCAGCCACTGTTATCGAGATAATGTTGAGGGAAAGAGACACAGGAGAGATCCCCAAGACTCTCACCCAGATGTACACTCAATTCCTAATGATTCAGACAGAAGTcaaacagaaatacacaaacagacaagaGACGGATGAAGGGATGATTTTAAAACTGGGTAAACTAGCTTTTCAGCAGATGCAGAAGGGGAACGTGATCTTCAatgaggaggaaatgagagagtgCGGCATTGACATCACAGAAGCATCAGTGTACTCAGGCGTGTGTACCCAGATGTTCAAAGAGGAGGCTGGGCTGTACGAGGGGAAAGTGttctgctttgtgcatctcagcaTTCAGGAGCATCTTGCTGCATTATATGTGCACCTCACTCTCACCATCCACAAGGAAAACGTTCTTAAAAAAGTCACACTGTGTTCCAAGATTAGCCAATTCTTCAGGCTCACACCTGTTGCCGTGTCTGTGTATGACCTGCATAAGAGTGCAGTAGATCTGGCCTTACGGAGTGAAAATGGATGCCTGGACCatttcctccgcttcctcctgGGCCTTTCACTGAAGTCCAATCAGAGCCTCTTGAGAGCTGTACTGCCACAGGCAACCATTCAATCACAGAGCACAGATGAAACTGCCCTGTATATCAAGAAGAAGATCATGAGGAATCCCTCATCAGAGAAATGTGTTAACCTCTTCCACTGCCTGAATGAGCTGAATGACCAGTCCCTTGTAGTAGAAATCCAAAGCTTCCTGAAGACATCAGGGAAACTAATACAAGCCCCACTCACACCTGCACAGTGGTCAGCTGTGGGATTTGTACTGCTGACTTCAGAAGAGGAGCTGGATATCTTTGACCTGAATAAATATGGTGGATCAGAGATATGTCTGTTGGGGCTGATGCCAGTGGTCAAGACCTCCAGAAAAGCCAAGTAAGTCAGTATCAAACACCACCTTAAtcagcaggttgtgtgtgtgtgtgtgtgtgtgtgtgtgtgtgtgtgtgtgtgtgtgtgtgtgtgtgtgtgtgtgtgtgtgtgtgtgtgtctgtatgtgtgtgtgtgtgtgtgtgtgtgtgtgtgtgtgtgtgatgcaacagtgtcagtgtgttgagatgtattatcatgatgtttccccaggctgaATAACAGTAAGCTGACAGCGAGAAGCTGTTCCTCACTGGCtacagccctcagctcaggctcaagtctcaggCAGCTGGACCTGAGTTTCAATAATCTGCAGGACGATGGGGTGATACTTCTTAatgctgcattaggaaatccacgCTGTCAACTGGAGATACTAGAGTGAGTATAGCAGCATCAGTAAAGTGTCTTTTTTAcacactaaatgtgtgtgtgtgtgtgtgtctgtgtctgtgtgtgtgtgtctgtgtgtgtaggaaccatttttacattttttgttgtttgatATCTATTGGACAAATGTGCTATTGATGTTGAACACTGAAATTCCGTTTTGACCTTATGTGAGTAGACCAGCATCAACTGTAACATTTCTTTGTTTACACGCtaattgtgtatgtgtttgtgcgcgtgtgtgtgtgtttgtgttgtaacAGTGTGAGTGCGTTGAGATGTATCATGGTGTTTCCCCAGTCTGTTTTCCCCAGGCTGAATGGCTGTAAGCTGACAGAGAGAAGCTGTTCCTCACAGGCTACGTGTATTTGTAACACTGTCAATGTGATGACATGTATCATGATGGTCCTCCAGGCTGTGTGTGTAAAATAATCTCTGCATTCAGCCCTCAGTTTACACTCAAGTCTccgacgtgtgtgcgtgtgcgtgtgtgttgtaacagtgtcagtgtttTGAGATGTAACAATATTTTTGCCAGGCTGGTTTACTGTAAGCTGACAGAGAAATGCTGTTCCTCTCTGGCATCATTACTCAGCTCtggctcaagtctcagacagctgcaTCTGAGTGGCAATAAACTGCAGGACACTGGAGTGGAActtcttagtgttgaattaggaaatccactctgtcaactggagacactacTGTGAGTATACCAGCAGCAACCGTTGCAGCATCAATCAAATGGGTTTTTTGGTTTAggaactgagtgtgtgtgcgtgtgtgtgtgtgtgtgtgtgtgtgtgtgtgtgtgtgtgtgtgtgtgtgtgtgtgtgtgtgtgtgtgtgtgtgtgtgtgtgtgtgtgtgtgcaggtccgccgacaggggggacaaacaggtatttTATCCCTGGTCCAGGAATGAGggaggcccagaactgggtcctcatgaagtttgtgattaatggttcttttttatttcaaaatTAGTTAGTTTTAGGGAGGTACaatgcgctatatttgcattGAAAAAATGATATCCAGAcattttgcctttcctgtcttaaagggacactgtgtgagatttttagttgtttatttccagaattcatgctgcctattcactaatgttacctttttcatgaatacttaccaccaccatcaaattctaagtattcattatgactggaaaaactgcacttttcatacatgaaaagtgggatcttctccatggtccgccattttgaatttccaaaaatagccatttttagctgcaaaaatgaatgtacttggaccatactagaaaatatttgtttattacttagtaaactttcatgtaaagatcaaatttggcaataggcagcccagtttcaatgagtggcatagttgcagtaccttttgtccccccgtcggcgggcctgtgtgtgtgtgtgtgtgtgtgtgtgtgtgtgtgtgtgtgtgtgtgtgtgtgtgtgtgtgtgtgtgtgtgtgtgtgtgtgtgtgtgtgtgtgtgtgtgtgtgtgtatgtgtgtgtgtgtgtgtgtgtgttacagccaACTGTAACAGATAATGTTATGTAATGATACAGCCAACTcttgattcggtttgtatcacaatcacggttcgatatgccccatgatttcaaaataaataaataagaaaattagtcatatactttgtaattaattatTTTTGCATACTGTACCTGCCTACATTCATTTTGTAGgtgtactaaatgatgttgcatatataggctaccactgcaacctgttccccaggtgttgacatcaaaacacaacacagataaataagggatattagttcaccattgacaatcgcttagctctggaaaggcacaGGTGTgctcaaaacagctcgaacctgatagGAGAATTCACATGACTTTTTCTGAATCACTACTACTTCAAcaactgacttgtatataccccgccccgcgattctgattggaccgaCCATGAAATATCAAATGCTGTTCGGGCTCGTCTTAGATCTCCAGACCCTTGTGCGAGCtctttaacgaagatgcacgaagggtctgcgtgagagccaggctacaccGGCATATCCCACGACACAAAAATTCTTGAACCAAACTGCGTTGCTTCGAACATGATCACTACCATCTActgatcttaaaggggtatgccactattttggggtttaatacagttaaaatcgttggctggggtttataaaggtggtaaagtgttttatttttcatgttaagcgttgtcttgctttaagacaagttaaaagagggaatatgtcgctaagctagtgaaagtcaatggatccgtgtagcattgtagcatgctacacggatcagCTTTGTAGTCTAGAGGGAATTCCTGAAAATCGTGCACTTTGTGACAAGTTTCTAATTTTTGGCAGGGTGTTAGGTATGGTTCTAAGATTTCCAAAAACCATCGGCTACAAATTGGTGgcgccccctagtggccgcaaTCCATAAGATAAAacatttcgggagcaaatgaatgttaaattaaataaaaacattttaaaaaatcgcaagactgatacagactgatacagaaaacagccaataaattgttgctcagtatctgactacttgtattgcctcatcatgactgattaaacatttgctttgctttcagtagaaatgtaatgcattgcaatgcattgtagaattgaatcggatcggatcgcatagaatcgaatcgctacctcccgaatcgtgatcgaatcggatcgtgagggcagtgccgatccacaccactagtaggtagtgtgatgaagcagtctgcacactgtgtattctCTGACAGGGTCTGTCAgggttttaccattacggaagtgAAAAAAGTAtcagactttgcatggtgtttctttagtatatgttgtaattctagcctaggaggccTCGGAAAAGGGcaagggcagtggtagcctgcttgaccagattgatgaaa is a genomic window containing:
- the LOC134439286 gene encoding NLR family CARD domain-containing protein 3-like, with the protein product MNRFEKTCEVLQEHKTLLKKTFQCLAEGISEKENPTLLNEIYTEVYITEGGSGEVNDEHEVRQIEAASKRSATDDKPIKCNDIFKPLAGQEQDIRTVLTKGVAGIGKTVSVQKFILDWAEGKANRDVDFICPLPFRELNLIKEEHLSMVGLIKRFFGEDFSIFTDDKCKVLFIFDGLDECRIPLNFHTSPKFCDLTEATTVSDLLTNLIKGNLLPSALLWITARPAAANQIPLECVDQVTEVRGFKDPQKEEYFWKKISDKSLANRTIRHLKSSRSLFIMCHIPVFCWISATVIEIMLRERDTGEIPKTLTQMYTQFLMIQTEVKQKYTNRQETDEGMILKLGKLAFQQMQKGNVIFNEEEMRECGIDITEASVYSGVCTQMFKEEAGLYEGKVFCFVHLSIQEHLAALYVHLTLTIHKENVLKKVTLCSKISQFFRLTPVAVSVYDLHKSAVDLALRSENGCLDHFLRFLLGLSLKSNQSLLRAVLPQATIQSQSTDETALYIKKKIMRNPSSEKCVNLFHCLNELNDQSLVVEIQSFLKTSGKLIQAPLTPAQWSAVGFVLLTSEEELDIFDLNKYGGSEICLLGLMPVVKTSRKANVSALRCIMVFPQSVFPRLNGCAKASNISAASLIWHWCLLNMLASSTQQQWKSQGKSQGKNHRANGPNVADGVRVAEEDGPLVENKPQREHEDPVLTTPDRAEPNTETKTAARRSKIKWPKSNRRPSKGRREGEKRKSSNWFKGDGNSCNNWRKATQAEKEGLKVLWEEVRKRLAMLRRAERIRKRSKRKQKERDCFFKDPFKHARQLLEEKKTGKLETTREQLEQHVRKQ